The Onychomys torridus chromosome 4, mOncTor1.1, whole genome shotgun sequence genome includes a window with the following:
- the Wfdc8 gene encoding LOW QUALITY PROTEIN: WAP four-disulfide core domain protein 8 (The sequence of the model RefSeq protein was modified relative to this genomic sequence to represent the inferred CDS: inserted 2 bases in 1 codon), producing the protein MSIITRKSSRGHSEQVESIVGAMSTCDCSRPVLTCYXRQIPAHLWLCFLIHEAPVLRTQRRLPLHGSTSFCRSGAFLLLLFLSLEQTSAWHSVKIKHKVGECPRRRMECRDGVLTSCKTDFNCEAHLKCCPSACGNVCIDPYEEPCMLPSDTGDCHDNVTRWYFDSEKYYCRPFTYSGCRGNANNFLSKTDCKNACIFLVKKGQCPLFPFQMRMECPAPCKNDMDCLEKEKCCESKCGFVCSRSWLVKTGFCPSKPMMCSKIDKPQCLRDNDCPLNEKCCTRCGLKCLEPKF; encoded by the exons ATGTCCATCATCACAAG GAAAAGCTCTCGTGGCCACAGTGAGCAGGTGGAGTCCATCGTGGGTGCCATGAGCACCT GTGACTGTTCCCGGCCTGTCTTAACTTGCTA CAGACAGATCCCTGCTCACTTATGGCTCTGTTTTCTCATCCATGAA GCCCCTGTTCTTCGCACACAGAGGCGTCTTCCCCTCCATGGCTCCACCAGCTTCTGCAGGAGTGGAGCTTTCCTgttgcttctcttcctctctttggaGCAGACTTCCGCATGGCACAGTGTCAAAATCAAAC ACAAAGTGGGAGAGTGCCCCAGGAGACGTATGGAATGCAGAGATGGGGTTCTAACCTCGTGCAAAACAGACTTCAACTGTGAGGCGCATCTCAAGTGTTGTCCTTCTGCCTGTGGGAATGTGTGCATAGATCCTTACGAAG AGCCCTGCATGTTACCCTCAGACACAGGAGATTGCCATGACAACGTGACTCGCTGGTATTTTGACTCTGAGAAGTACTATTGCAGACCCTTTACCTACAGTGGCTGTCGTGGGAATGCCAACAACTTCCTCAGCAAGACAGACTGCAAGAATGCCTGCATTTTCCTTG TGAAGAAAGGACAATGCCCACTCTTCCCTTTCCAAATGCGAATGGAGTGCCCCGCCCCCTGTAAGAACGACATGGATTGCCTGGAAAAGGAGAAGTGTTGTGAGTCCAAGTGTGGCTTCGTTTGTAGCAGGTCCTGGCTGG TCAAAACAGGCTTTTGCCCAAGTAAGCCCATGATGTGTTCGAAGATTGATAAGCCCCAGTGCTTAAGGGACAATGACTGTCCCCTGAACGAGAAGTGCTGCACACGCTGTGGACTCAAGTGCTTGGAACCCAAATTCTGA